DNA from Archaeoglobus veneficus SNP6:
GTTGCACCACTTTGCCTTTACAAGCTTGTGCAACTCGAACTGGAAGGGGCTGTCTGCGGTCATGGTTGTTGCGTGGCCGAAAATTGGTTGACCCATGTCGATTGTTACGTTATTCATGCTGTTGACGAGTTTTGCAATTTCCTCTGCTCCACTTCCCATGTCTCTCCACGAGCTTCCTGTGTAGGCGTTGAACTGCACGTGCGTTACGTGCAGAACCTGCCTGTTATCGTTCCTGAACTTCTTTGCGAGTTTTATTGTCTCCATTGTCGTTTCGTAATTTCCCGGCACACCGAGGTTGTTGCAGTGGAGGTGAACAGAATGCGGCAGTTTTAGCTCCTCAACCGCTGCTATGAGGGTCGTTATAACCTCTCTCGGCGTAACGCCGAAGCCCGGAATTGTGTCGTCGAGACCACTTACGTTACCGCCATACATCCACGCTTCAACGCCTCCAGGATTAACGAGCTTCACACCGTAGCCCTTCGTCCTTTCGAGAACCCAGGCAACAAACGACTTCATCTTCTCCACATCTTTATCGGCAGCGTACTTGAAAACTGGATGCCAGTTGCCAAAGAGGGGAAGCGTCGCCTTATCGATGATTGGTATGGAATCGAGCTCCTCGTGAGTGTGTATTACATATATTGAAGGTGTCGCGGGCTCGATAGCTGTTGTGTACCCCATTTTCGCGTACTCGTAGCCTATGGCCGGGGATGTAAGGAGGGTTCTGCCAACTGCAGCTCTGAGCCCGTTGCTTTTCCTCCTGACAAACCTCATCTCTTCTGGTCGCATCGCTCTGCCGGTGTTTATCTTCCCCCCGGCGATGTGGGCGTGAAGATCCACTCCGCCAGCAACAACGAGCTTTCCGCTAACATCGATGGTTTTGCACTCCTTGCCCACTTCGGACTCTTCGACGATTTTACCGTCTTTAATGAAGATGTCCATTTTTTCTCCTGCGATACCGTTCTTCGGGTCTACAACAATCCCGTTTTTGATGTGAAGGGTCATCCTACTCACCTTTCATCTGTATAACCTTATCAAGCATAAGCCTGAGAATCTGGTAGTCGCTCCAGTATTCAGTTTCCCTGAGCTTTTTCACCCTCAGCGGAATACCATCCATTCTATAGACTGTTCCTTCAGCTTCGATTCCGACGATGGCTGACGGGATGACGATATCTGCGAGAAGTGTGGTAACGTTGGGATGTGGATCGATCTGTATCACGGGTATCTCTGCAAGCCTCTCAACGGCCTTTTTGGGGAAGTGGGC
Protein-coding regions in this window:
- a CDS encoding formylmethanofuran dehydrogenase subunit A, with protein sequence MTLHIKNGIVVDPKNGIAGEKMDIFIKDGKIVEESEVGKECKTIDVSGKLVVAGGVDLHAHIAGGKINTGRAMRPEEMRFVRRKSNGLRAAVGRTLLTSPAIGYEYAKMGYTTAIEPATPSIYVIHTHEELDSIPIIDKATLPLFGNWHPVFKYAADKDVEKMKSFVAWVLERTKGYGVKLVNPGGVEAWMYGGNVSGLDDTIPGFGVTPREVITTLIAAVEELKLPHSVHLHCNNLGVPGNYETTMETIKLAKKFRNDNRQVLHVTHVQFNAYTGSSWRDMGSGAEEIAKLVNSMNNVTIDMGQPIFGHATTMTADSPFQFELHKLVKAKWCNKDVELETGAGIVPLVYRPKSPVNAVQWATGLELGLLVDADKIAVSTDYPNGGPFTAYPYIVTLLMSRKFREEEMKKAHQYIEKATALPSIDKERSIEEVIQMTRVTPARVLGMENKGHLGVGADGDVVVYDIDPLNYDSSDYQAILKALENPLYTIKGGEIVVKNGDVVGEVWGRTFWVDASEQTTTEIIEADLDEYFNYYTVKRCNYGVEEGWLHNPVRITAG